A section of the Citrobacter farmeri genome encodes:
- the asnS gene encoding asparagine--tRNA ligase: MSVVPVADVLLGRVAVDSEVTVRGWVRTRRDSKAGISFLAVYDGSCFDPVQAVINNSLPNYNEEVLRLTTGCSVIVTGKVVTSPGQGQSFEIQATEVEVSGWVEDPDTYPMAAKRHSIEYLREVAHLRPRTNMIGAVARVRHTLAQALHRFFDEQGFFWVSTPLITASDTEGAGEMFRVSTLDLENLPRNDQGKVDFDKDFFGKESFLTVSGQLNGETYACALSKIYTFGPTFRAENSNTTRHLAEFWMLEPEVAFANLSDIAGLAEGMLKYAFKTVLTERADDMKFFAERVDKEAISRLERFIEADFAQVDYTDAVAILEECIKKGRKFENPVYWGVDLSSEHERYLAEEHFKAPVVVKNYPKEIKAFYMRLNEDGKTVAAMDVLAPGIGEIIGGSQREERLDVLDARMLEMGLNKEDYWWYRDLRRYGTVPHSGFGLGFERLIAYVTGVQNVRDVIAFPRTPRNATF; encoded by the coding sequence ATGAGCGTTGTGCCTGTAGCCGACGTACTCCTGGGCCGCGTAGCCGTTGACAGCGAAGTCACCGTGCGCGGATGGGTACGTACCCGCCGAGATTCAAAAGCTGGCATCTCCTTCCTCGCCGTTTATGACGGTTCCTGCTTTGATCCTGTACAGGCCGTCATCAATAATTCTCTGCCCAATTACAATGAAGAAGTGCTGCGTCTGACCACCGGCTGCTCCGTTATCGTTACCGGCAAGGTTGTGACCTCTCCGGGACAAGGACAGAGTTTTGAGATCCAGGCCACTGAGGTTGAAGTCAGCGGCTGGGTTGAAGATCCTGACACCTACCCGATGGCGGCGAAACGTCACAGCATTGAGTACCTGCGTGAAGTTGCGCACCTGCGTCCGCGTACCAACATGATTGGTGCCGTCGCTCGTGTTCGCCACACGCTGGCACAGGCGCTGCACCGTTTCTTCGATGAGCAGGGCTTCTTCTGGGTTTCCACTCCGCTTATCACCGCGTCTGATACCGAAGGCGCCGGTGAGATGTTCCGCGTGTCGACGCTGGACCTGGAAAACCTGCCGCGTAACGATCAGGGCAAAGTGGATTTCGACAAAGACTTCTTTGGTAAAGAGTCCTTCCTGACCGTATCCGGCCAGTTGAACGGCGAAACTTACGCCTGCGCGTTGTCGAAGATCTATACCTTCGGTCCGACCTTCCGTGCGGAAAATTCCAACACCACCCGTCACCTGGCGGAGTTCTGGATGCTGGAACCGGAAGTGGCCTTCGCCAACCTGAGCGACATTGCCGGTCTGGCGGAAGGCATGCTGAAATATGCCTTCAAAACCGTACTGACCGAGCGAGCTGACGACATGAAGTTCTTTGCCGAGCGCGTGGATAAAGAGGCGATTAGTCGTCTGGAACGCTTCATCGAGGCGGATTTCGCCCAGGTGGATTACACTGATGCGGTCGCCATTCTGGAAGAGTGCATTAAGAAAGGCAGAAAGTTCGAAAACCCGGTTTACTGGGGTGTCGATCTCTCCTCCGAACACGAACGTTATCTGGCAGAAGAACACTTTAAAGCGCCGGTAGTGGTGAAAAACTATCCGAAAGAGATTAAAGCGTTCTATATGCGCCTGAACGAAGACGGTAAAACCGTTGCCGCGATGGACGTTCTGGCTCCGGGTATCGGTGAAATCATCGGTGGTTCTCAGCGTGAAGAGCGTCTGGATGTGCTGGATGCGCGTATGCTGGAAATGGGCCTGAACAAAGAAGACTACTGGTGGTATCGCGATCTGCGTCGCTACGGCACCGTGCCGCACTCCGGCTTCGGTCTCGGCTTCGAGCGTCTGATCGCGTACGTTACCGGCGTACAGAACGTTCGTGATGTGATCGCCTTCCCGCGCACACCGCGTAACGCGACGTTCTAA